A portion of the uncultured Bacteroides sp. genome contains these proteins:
- the xyl3A gene encoding xylan 1,4-beta-xylosidase, which yields MKITSLIKLRHLAFTLCLLPVAAIAQDAYKNPQLTPEQRAKDLLPRLTLEEKVGLMQNSSIAVPRLGIKAYDWWSEALHGIARAGNATVFPQTIGMAASFDNALLYQVFDAVSDEARAKYRQFSSAGYHGRYQGLTVWTPNINIFRDPRWGRGQETYGEDPYLTSQMGQAVVHGLQGDPNAKYNKLHACAKHFAVHSGPEWNRHTYNVENISPRDLWETYLPAFKDLVQKAKVKEVMCAYNRYEGDPCCGSNRLLMQILRDEWGFKDMVVSDCWAIADFFNPIPKGHGTEPDAAHASAKAVMSGTDVECGPFYGSLPDAVKQGLIKEEKINESVIRLLKARFELGEMDDPSIVPWMQIKDEAINSPKHQQLALDMARESMTLLLNKNNILPLSKNLKVAVMGPNATDSVTMWANYNGFPFHTTTFLEGIQSKIPASQLIYELGCGHTENKTLFSMFDQCALNGQQGFEAIYFGNNTFDGEPVAKDWINTPFYFNAAGGTVFASGVPLTNFSARYHSIFTPVESGDICFYLNLVGGYSLYVDGVKQNGGKSIGLPTNVYTLKAEAGKSYDIRLEYSVNYEGVLAFNIGKEVDLDFDKVVTAVKDVDVVIFAGGISPKLEGEEMSVKIEGFRGGDRTSIELPAIQRNLLKKLKEAGKKIIFVNCSGSAVGLEPESETCDAILQAWYPGQAAGTALADVIFGDYNPAGRLPVTFYKNTAQLPDFENYDMKGRTYRFFKGEALFPFGYGLSYTTFAYGNATLNKATVKAGEKVILTIPVTNTGKKDGDEVVQVYLNRPSDTEGPIKTLRGFKRISLKAGESQQVKIELSADDLQWFDVASNTVRSLPGEYKLFYGSSSQDKDLKSLKLVVK from the coding sequence ATGAAAATCACAAGCTTAATCAAATTACGACATTTGGCTTTTACCCTCTGCCTACTACCTGTGGCGGCAATAGCACAAGATGCTTATAAGAATCCTCAGTTGACACCCGAACAACGTGCAAAAGACCTTCTTCCACGTCTTACACTGGAAGAGAAAGTTGGCTTGATGCAAAACTCCTCCATAGCCGTTCCCCGTCTGGGTATCAAAGCATACGACTGGTGGAGTGAAGCTCTTCATGGTATTGCTCGTGCGGGAAACGCCACTGTATTTCCTCAAACCATTGGTATGGCAGCATCCTTTGATAATGCTCTTCTCTATCAAGTATTCGATGCGGTAAGTGATGAGGCTCGTGCCAAATATCGTCAGTTTAGTAGTGCCGGATATCATGGACGTTATCAGGGACTTACCGTCTGGACACCCAACATTAACATCTTTCGTGACCCCCGTTGGGGCAGAGGGCAAGAAACTTATGGAGAAGATCCCTACCTTACTAGTCAGATGGGGCAAGCCGTAGTTCATGGCTTGCAGGGAGATCCCAATGCCAAATATAACAAGCTACATGCCTGTGCCAAGCACTTTGCTGTACATAGCGGTCCGGAATGGAACAGGCATACCTATAATGTAGAGAATATCTCACCGCGTGATTTGTGGGAAACCTATCTGCCTGCTTTCAAAGACCTTGTACAGAAAGCCAAAGTAAAAGAGGTGATGTGTGCTTATAACCGCTACGAAGGTGATCCCTGCTGTGGCTCCAACCGATTGTTGATGCAGATTTTGAGAGATGAATGGGGATTTAAAGACATGGTAGTGAGCGACTGTTGGGCTATTGCCGATTTCTTTAATCCGATACCTAAAGGACATGGCACAGAACCCGATGCTGCTCATGCTTCTGCCAAAGCAGTGATGAGTGGTACTGATGTGGAGTGTGGTCCGTTTTATGGCAGCCTACCCGATGCGGTGAAACAAGGGCTTATTAAAGAAGAAAAAATCAATGAATCGGTTATCCGTTTGCTTAAAGCCCGATTCGAACTCGGTGAGATGGACGATCCATCCATCGTGCCATGGATGCAGATTAAAGATGAGGCGATCAACTCTCCCAAACATCAACAGCTAGCTCTGGATATGGCTCGTGAGAGCATGACCCTTCTTCTGAACAAGAACAATATTCTTCCACTTTCCAAAAATCTTAAAGTGGCAGTGATGGGCCCCAATGCAACAGATTCTGTAACCATGTGGGCAAACTATAACGGATTTCCTTTTCATACAACCACCTTTTTGGAAGGAATACAAAGCAAGATTCCTGCTTCTCAGCTTATCTACGAATTGGGATGTGGCCATACAGAAAACAAAACACTCTTCAGCATGTTCGATCAATGTGCATTGAATGGTCAACAAGGGTTTGAAGCTATCTATTTTGGCAATAACACATTCGACGGTGAACCTGTTGCTAAAGACTGGATAAATACGCCATTCTATTTCAATGCAGCAGGTGGAACTGTATTTGCAAGTGGTGTTCCTTTGACTAATTTTTCAGCTCGTTATCATTCAATTTTCACTCCTGTAGAATCGGGCGATATATGCTTCTACCTCAATCTTGTTGGTGGATATAGCTTGTATGTTGACGGAGTGAAACAAAATGGCGGAAAGAGTATTGGTCTTCCTACCAATGTCTATACTCTCAAAGCCGAAGCCGGCAAATCATACGATATTCGTTTGGAGTATAGTGTAAATTATGAAGGAGTCTTGGCCTTTAATATTGGCAAAGAGGTAGATCTTGACTTTGATAAGGTAGTAACTGCCGTTAAAGATGTCGACGTAGTAATCTTTGCCGGGGGAATTTCGCCGAAACTTGAAGGTGAGGAGATGTCTGTTAAGATAGAAGGATTCAGAGGTGGCGACCGTACCAGCATTGAATTACCTGCGATACAACGTAATCTGCTTAAGAAACTAAAAGAAGCAGGCAAGAAAATTATCTTTGTGAACTGTTCCGGTTCGGCTGTTGGCTTGGAGCCGGAAAGTGAAACTTGCGATGCCATTCTTCAGGCGTGGTATCCGGGACAGGCAGCCGGAACAGCTCTGGCCGATGTCATCTTCGGAGATTATAATCCTGCCGGACGATTGCCTGTCACTTTCTATAAAAACACAGCGCAACTTCCCGATTTTGAGAATTATGACATGAAAGGTCGTACTTATCGCTTCTTTAAAGGCGAAGCACTCTTTCCGTTCGGTTACGGCCTAAGCTATACCACTTTTGCTTATGGAAATGCTACGCTGAACAAAGCAACCGTAAAGGCAGGAGAGAAAGTAATTCTGACCATACCTGTAACCAACACGGGCAAGAAAGACGGAGACGAAGTTGTGCAGGTGTACCTGAATCGTCCGTCGGATACAGAAGGTCCGATAAAGACTTTGCGTGGATTTAAACGCATTTCTCTCAAAGCAGGAGAGAGCCAACAAGTGAAAATAGAACTTTCGGCAGACGATCTTCAATGGTTTGATGTGGCATCAAATACGGTGCGTAGCCTTCCGGGAGAATATAAGCTGTTCTACGGTAGCAGCTCTCAGGATAAAGATTTAAAGAGTTTGAAGCTTGTAGTGAAGTAA
- a CDS encoding LytTR family DNA-binding domain-containing protein, whose amino-acid sequence MRKLAEYWRNPYFDSQKKWKNVVIPSFIVFFILLLLQPFGLSEVKNHKLLIILGFGLVTLLCSCVSIYLLPLIFKKAYSREGWTLGNYIANLLLLICLISIGNFLYITGLNDWTFNVKLLIYFVFNTFVIAIFPVVYMTMQNQKDRLKHHLQEAIQINEWIKNRKESLVVSSALLTLNGNTRESVSFAPEQFLFLEVEGNYIKVHYESEGKEITGMLRTTIKQVEEELAAYHTIVRCHRAFMVSLNRVSRVVGNSQGYRLCINGSFEEIPVSRRYAKAIHQRLEELNA is encoded by the coding sequence ATGAGAAAGCTGGCAGAATATTGGAGAAACCCTTATTTCGATTCGCAAAAGAAATGGAAGAATGTAGTTATACCATCATTCATTGTCTTTTTTATTCTTCTTCTTTTGCAGCCGTTTGGTTTATCGGAGGTTAAGAATCACAAACTGCTGATTATCTTAGGGTTTGGACTTGTCACATTGCTTTGCTCTTGTGTGTCGATCTATCTGCTTCCTCTCATATTTAAAAAAGCTTATAGTAGAGAAGGTTGGACCTTGGGAAATTATATTGCAAACTTGCTATTATTAATTTGCCTCATTTCTATTGGGAATTTTCTATATATCACGGGACTAAATGATTGGACCTTCAATGTGAAACTGCTTATCTATTTTGTGTTTAATACATTTGTTATTGCTATATTCCCCGTTGTGTATATGACAATGCAGAACCAAAAGGACCGATTGAAACACCATCTTCAAGAAGCCATCCAAATAAATGAATGGATAAAAAACAGAAAGGAATCGCTGGTTGTCTCAAGTGCTCTCCTTACGCTTAATGGAAACACTAGAGAGTCTGTTTCTTTTGCACCGGAACAATTTTTATTTCTCGAAGTAGAGGGCAATTATATAAAGGTGCATTACGAATCGGAAGGAAAAGAAATCACAGGAATGCTACGTACTACTATCAAGCAGGTTGAAGAAGAACTTGCTGCCTATCATACTATTGTAAGATGTCATCGTGCCTTTATGGTGAGCCTCAATCGGGTAAGCCGTGTAGTAGGTAATTCGCAGGGATATCGTTTATGTATAAACGGTAGCTTTGAGGAAATACCTGTTTCCAGACGTTATGCAAAAGCTATTCATCAACGGCTGGAAGAGTTGAATGCGTGA